From the genome of Ignavibacteriales bacterium, one region includes:
- a CDS encoding RNA polymerase sigma factor codes for MKDKKELILILRAQSGDKEALNSLLKTIQSQLYWYIYNMLSDKTHAKDILQEVFVIIYKKLPMLKQPEFFRSWVYRLATREIFCFIRKNSSYKELATENEQLENHSFFESENKIEEVILEKLSSLVNSLSPASRSVITLHYNGGMSINEVADILNISVGTAKSRLAYGLQILREKAKQDKILLETIGT; via the coding sequence ATGAAAGACAAGAAGGAACTAATTTTAATTCTAAGAGCACAATCCGGCGATAAAGAGGCTTTAAATTCTTTGTTGAAAACAATCCAGAGTCAACTTTACTGGTACATCTATAATATGCTTTCGGATAAAACACATGCAAAAGATATTCTTCAGGAAGTTTTTGTAATAATTTATAAAAAATTACCAATGTTAAAACAGCCTGAATTTTTTCGTTCGTGGGTGTATCGCCTAGCAACAAGAGAAATTTTTTGTTTCATTAGAAAAAATAGTTCATATAAAGAACTTGCGACGGAGAATGAACAGCTTGAAAACCACTCTTTTTTTGAGTCAGAGAACAAAATTGAAGAAGTTATTCTTGAAAAACTATCATCGTTGGTTAATAGTCTTTCTCCTGCCAGCCGGTCTGTAATTACCCTTCACTATAATGGCGGGATGTCCATAAACGAAGTTGCAGACATTTTAAATATTTCGGTTGGAACAGCGAAGTCGCGACTGGCATACGGTTTACAAATTCTCCGCGAAAAAGCAAAGCAAGATAAAATTTTACTTGAAACTATTGGTACATAG
- a CDS encoding 4-hydroxy-3-methylbut-2-enyl diphosphate reductase, producing the protein MKNFEVPNIYRSSIISKLKEFRKSEDPRKKDFSPTELDFGPVKFLIARHFGFCYGVENAIEIAYKTIKENPGKRIFLLSEMIHNPMVNLELESQGIQFILDTYGNQLIDWSEITKDDIVVIPAFGTSLETEVFLKDKGIDTVKYNTTCPFVEKVWNRAAELGKANYTVIIHGKSKHEETRATFSRSRQSAPSVIVRDIKEAEIISKIIQGEIAGEEFYKYFAERYSTGFDVEKNLIRVGVVNQTTMLASETEAISDLLRDTMKNKYGAEFLKEHFADTRDTLCYATNDNQSATTRLSESNADLAIVIGGYNSSNTSHLVELLEEKFPTYFISGSEKIISSILISHFDLHTRKEIVTENYFPQKEPITIALTSGASCPDSLVDEVMNKILSFYEDVKNIEEALNSINNR; encoded by the coding sequence ATGAAAAATTTTGAGGTACCAAATATTTATCGAAGCTCTATTATCTCTAAATTGAAAGAGTTTCGTAAATCTGAAGATCCCCGCAAAAAAGATTTTTCGCCAACCGAATTGGATTTTGGACCGGTAAAATTTTTAATTGCCCGCCATTTTGGTTTTTGCTACGGCGTTGAAAACGCGATAGAGATTGCCTACAAAACAATAAAAGAAAATCCCGGCAAAAGAATTTTTCTTCTCAGCGAAATGATTCACAATCCTATGGTGAATTTAGAACTAGAGAGCCAGGGAATTCAATTTATTTTAGATACATACGGTAATCAGTTAATTGATTGGAGCGAAATAACCAAAGATGATATTGTTGTCATTCCCGCATTCGGCACTTCACTTGAAACTGAAGTTTTTCTAAAAGATAAGGGAATTGACACGGTTAAGTATAACACAACTTGCCCCTTTGTAGAAAAGGTTTGGAATCGAGCGGCAGAGCTGGGAAAGGCGAATTATACTGTTATTATTCATGGAAAATCCAAACACGAGGAAACTCGAGCAACATTTTCTCGAAGTAGGCAAAGCGCCCCCTCGGTTATTGTCCGGGATATTAAGGAAGCGGAAATTATTTCAAAGATAATTCAAGGTGAAATAGCTGGCGAAGAGTTTTATAAGTACTTTGCAGAAAGATATTCAACCGGATTTGATGTTGAAAAAAATCTAATTCGAGTAGGTGTTGTTAATCAAACGACAATGCTTGCATCGGAAACCGAAGCAATTTCTGATCTGTTGCGCGACACAATGAAGAATAAATACGGCGCTGAATTTCTAAAAGAGCATTTTGCCGATACGCGTGATACATTATGCTATGCGACCAATGACAACCAAAGCGCTACAACGCGTTTGTCTGAAAGCAATGCCGATCTTGCAATTGTTATCGGCGGATATAACAGTTCAAACACCTCGCATTTGGTTGAACTTCTGGAAGAAAAATTTCCAACCTACTTTATTTCCGGTTCGGAAAAAATAATTTCGAGTATTCTGATAAGTCATTTTGATTTACATACACGTAAAGAAATAGTAACGGAAAATTATTTTCCGCAAAAAGAACCAATTACAATCGCTCTAACAAGCGGCGCTTCATGTCCCGATTCCCTTGTAGATGAAGTGATGAATAAAATTCTTTCGTTTTACGAGGATGTAAAAAATATCGAAGAAGCACTAAACTCAATAAATAACCGCTAA
- a CDS encoding DUF2911 domain-containing protein, with protein sequence MNKLLFFISLIFFGVSSINAQSDEFLPRPSPNASVSQTIGYTTIAIKYCRPGVKGRKILGEVVPYNKVWRTGANESTTIQFTTNVMVDGNKVPAGIYSLFTIPTENEWTVILNKAYKNWGLDYDEKEDYLRFKVKSSKGNFTERLEYSFAEITDNSTNVLINWENFQIAFKIEIHLANQFYKAVTEKIALNPEDWSIYADAAQYAADNELLLTDALRWIDQAISINKVYTVYYIKAKVLLKMNKTTDALKSLETCRNLGRTDKNWDTFISRVDFLEKQIKSKMN encoded by the coding sequence ATGAATAAGCTGTTATTCTTTATTTCACTGATCTTTTTTGGCGTATCGTCTATCAATGCTCAAAGTGATGAATTTCTCCCGCGTCCTAGTCCTAATGCTTCGGTATCACAGACTATCGGATACACAACAATTGCAATTAAATATTGCAGACCGGGTGTTAAAGGAAGAAAAATATTAGGAGAAGTTGTTCCATACAATAAAGTGTGGAGAACCGGCGCTAATGAATCAACGACAATTCAGTTTACAACAAATGTAATGGTTGATGGGAATAAAGTTCCCGCTGGTATCTATTCTTTATTTACCATTCCCACCGAAAACGAATGGACGGTTATTCTGAATAAAGCTTACAAAAATTGGGGACTCGATTACGATGAAAAAGAAGATTATTTACGTTTTAAAGTTAAGTCGTCAAAAGGAAATTTCACGGAAAGATTAGAATATTCATTTGCAGAGATAACGGATAATTCTACGAATGTTCTCATCAATTGGGAAAATTTTCAAATCGCTTTTAAAATCGAAATTCATTTAGCGAACCAGTTTTATAAAGCAGTAACAGAAAAAATTGCACTTAATCCCGAAGATTGGTCAATCTATGCAGACGCGGCCCAGTATGCGGCAGACAATGAACTCTTATTGACAGATGCATTAAGATGGATAGATCAAGCGATCTCTATTAATAAAGTTTATACTGTATATTATATCAAAGCAAAAGTTCTGCTAAAGATGAATAAAACTACGGATGCCTTGAAAAGTCTGGAAACGTGCCGCAACTTAGGACGGACAGACAAGAATTGGGATACATTTATTTCGCGGGTAGATTTTCTTGAGAAACAAATTAAAAGCAAAATGAATTAA
- a CDS encoding polysaccharide deacetylase family protein, whose amino-acid sequence MKSLLTILSVAALLSTNIFSQTEANKKMAVTMDDLPLQRIGHFESKQSRLIMDKLIEKIKSQEAPIVGFVNEEKLQSDGKNDEAKIELLKDWLNAGLDLGNHTYSHKSANRVPVEEYEKDILDGERTIKKLIEEKGKKLTYFRHPYLQTGRSLEVKNEIDKFLMEHNYVIAPVTIDNGEWIFGGAYEKAIDSNKTGMMKRIGDEYISYMKRKLEYWESQSTSLFGRNINHILLIHANTLNADYYSRLCEMIRTEGYKFISLEEALKDEAFKTKDTFIGAGGISWIHRWAVTQGKKKDFFGDEPSVPEYIMKYAEVDSE is encoded by the coding sequence ATGAAATCATTACTCACTATTCTGTCAGTTGCGGCATTACTTAGTACTAATATTTTTTCGCAAACGGAAGCCAATAAAAAGATGGCAGTCACAATGGATGATCTTCCTCTACAGCGAATTGGACATTTCGAAAGTAAGCAAAGCCGTTTGATAATGGACAAACTTATTGAAAAAATTAAATCTCAAGAGGCACCGATAGTTGGTTTTGTTAATGAAGAAAAATTACAATCAGACGGTAAAAACGATGAAGCAAAAATTGAACTTCTTAAAGATTGGTTAAATGCCGGACTTGATCTGGGCAATCATACGTACTCTCATAAGAGCGCTAACCGGGTACCGGTTGAAGAATACGAGAAAGATATTCTAGACGGCGAAAGAACAATAAAAAAATTAATAGAAGAGAAAGGGAAAAAACTTACTTACTTCAGGCACCCGTATCTTCAAACCGGAAGAAGTCTGGAAGTGAAAAACGAAATTGATAAATTTTTAATGGAACATAATTACGTAATTGCACCGGTAACCATTGATAATGGCGAATGGATCTTCGGCGGCGCATATGAAAAGGCAATTGATTCAAACAAGACCGGGATGATGAAACGTATCGGTGATGAATACATTTCATATATGAAGCGAAAACTAGAATATTGGGAAAGTCAATCAACTTCTCTATTTGGAAGAAATATTAACCACATTCTCCTCATTCATGCAAATACACTTAATGCCGATTACTACAGCAGACTTTGCGAAATGATTCGAACAGAAGGTTATAAATTTATTTCGCTTGAGGAAGCTCTTAAAGACGAAGCGTTTAAAACCAAAGATACATTTATCGGCGCTGGGGGAATTTCATGGATTCATAGATGGGCGGTAACTCAAGGGAAGAAAAAAGATTTTTTTGGAGATGAACCGAGTGTACCAGAATATATTATGAAATATGCTGAGGTTGATTCGGAATAA
- a CDS encoding amidohydrolase, whose translation MIAKKLLIGIVALIIILLIQSCGGKEVENPADLVLINGVIATINDANPYAEAIAIKDGKIFAFGSTSEIENYRGNNTQVIDLNGKFVMPGFNDSHAHFLGIGNSKQILDLHGAKNWDEVIAIFAKAAESSKPGDWIVGRGWHQEKFDPKPNPNVNGYPVHNELSKASPNNPVMLTHASGHAIFANAKAMQIAGVNRNTEDPVGGTIEKDSLGNPIGVFEENAENLIRNFYNDFLAKRTPEQILANYEQQVKLASEDCLKKGITSCADAGETFDVIDILKKFADEKKLGVRLNVMVGDSPAIMKKKLKDYFLVGYADNFLTVRSIKQYIDGALGSRGAWLLEPYSDLPDHVGSNVTPIDELKKIAELAFADGFQMRIHAIGDRGNREVLNIYEDVFKKNKDKKDLRWCIEHAQHLSAQDIPRFAQLGVIAAMQSVHCTSDMGFVPERLGDKRAEEGAYVWKKLINSGATICNGTDAPVEDVDPIACFYSAVTRKNSEGKVFYGDQKMTRLEALKSYTINGAYATFEENIKGSIQAGKLADLVVLSNDLLKCSDDEIKSTKVMFTIVGGKILYSAK comes from the coding sequence ATGATAGCAAAGAAATTATTAATCGGTATTGTAGCGTTAATTATCATTCTTTTAATACAAAGTTGCGGAGGAAAAGAAGTGGAAAATCCGGCAGATTTAGTTTTGATTAACGGTGTAATAGCAACGATAAATGACGCGAATCCTTATGCTGAAGCAATTGCAATTAAAGACGGAAAAATCTTTGCCTTCGGCTCAACAAGCGAAATTGAGAATTATCGTGGTAATAACACTCAGGTAATTGATCTCAATGGAAAATTTGTTATGCCTGGATTCAATGACAGCCACGCACATTTCCTTGGAATTGGTAATTCCAAACAAATCTTGGATTTGCACGGCGCTAAAAATTGGGATGAGGTAATAGCTATTTTTGCCAAAGCGGCGGAATCTTCAAAGCCGGGCGATTGGATTGTCGGCAGAGGATGGCATCAAGAAAAATTCGATCCTAAACCAAATCCAAATGTTAATGGGTATCCTGTTCATAATGAATTAAGCAAAGCTTCGCCAAATAATCCGGTAATGCTTACACACGCAAGCGGGCATGCAATATTCGCAAATGCAAAAGCGATGCAAATTGCCGGAGTTAACAGAAATACGGAAGATCCAGTAGGCGGAACAATAGAAAAAGACTCACTTGGAAATCCAATCGGTGTGTTTGAAGAGAACGCAGAAAATTTGATTAGAAATTTTTACAATGATTTTCTCGCAAAGCGAACTCCGGAACAGATTCTTGCTAATTATGAGCAGCAGGTTAAACTTGCTTCCGAGGATTGTCTTAAAAAAGGAATTACATCATGTGCCGACGCAGGTGAAACATTTGATGTTATTGACATACTCAAAAAATTTGCCGATGAAAAAAAATTGGGCGTTCGATTAAATGTGATGGTTGGCGATTCTCCTGCAATTATGAAAAAGAAACTGAAAGATTATTTTTTAGTTGGCTATGCAGATAATTTTCTGACTGTCCGTTCCATAAAACAATATATAGATGGAGCGCTTGGTTCTCGCGGAGCTTGGCTGCTTGAACCATACTCAGATTTACCGGATCATGTTGGCTCTAATGTTACGCCGATAGATGAACTGAAAAAAATTGCCGAGCTAGCTTTTGCTGATGGATTTCAGATGCGTATTCATGCCATCGGAGATCGAGGGAATAGGGAAGTATTAAACATTTACGAAGATGTTTTTAAGAAAAATAAAGATAAGAAAGATTTGCGCTGGTGCATTGAACATGCACAGCATTTATCGGCACAAGACATTCCCCGCTTTGCGCAGTTGGGGGTTATTGCAGCAATGCAGTCCGTTCACTGCACTTCCGATATGGGATTTGTTCCGGAGCGGCTTGGTGATAAACGTGCAGAGGAGGGGGCGTATGTTTGGAAAAAATTGATCAATAGCGGCGCAACAATTTGCAATGGAACCGATGCGCCGGTTGAAGACGTTGATCCCATTGCCTGTTTTTATTCTGCGGTTACTAGAAAAAATTCCGAAGGGAAAGTTTTTTACGGCGATCAAAAAATGACCCGGCTCGAAGCACTTAAATCGTATACAATCAACGGTGCATATGCAACGTTTGAAGAAAACATAAAAGGATCAATTCAAGCCGGTAAATTGGCGGATCTTGTTGTACTCTCAAATGATTTGTTAAAATGTTCCGATGACGAAATTAAATCAACGAAAGTGATGTTTACAATTGTTGGCGGCAAAATATTATATAGCGCTAAATAA
- a CDS encoding DMT family transporter produces the protein MSLSFQINDNKPKLRTVWKLLFAVTVWGLSFIATKRALVEVSPVVIVFVRQLLGILFLSVVLIKQKKSFAVDLRKEKWIIALAAIACFHLWIQVTGLQWTTASHTGWIIGITPVFMVLMGLAFFKEKITLTQTTGIVISFFGLLFLVSKGDFTSLDFIKNKGDLLIITSSITWSGFSIASKKATLTLSPVLTTFYLFVIVAVIIAPFTINQQNISDVVNLSANGWGTILFLGIFCSGVAYTLWAQALSEMDASRVGVFLYIEPFVTFFGSWLLLNEQISILTFLSGLIIIGGVVLVNRK, from the coding sequence ATGAGTTTAAGTTTCCAGATAAATGATAATAAACCGAAACTTAGAACCGTTTGGAAACTTCTATTCGCTGTTACGGTCTGGGGTCTGTCGTTCATTGCAACAAAACGAGCGCTGGTTGAAGTAAGTCCGGTTGTAATTGTATTTGTTCGCCAGCTTTTGGGTATATTATTTTTATCAGTTGTTCTAATCAAGCAAAAGAAAAGTTTTGCCGTTGATCTGCGAAAAGAAAAATGGATTATTGCCTTGGCGGCAATCGCATGCTTTCATTTATGGATTCAAGTCACCGGACTCCAATGGACAACCGCTTCTCATACCGGATGGATAATTGGTATTACTCCCGTGTTTATGGTGTTAATGGGGTTAGCGTTTTTCAAAGAAAAAATTACTCTCACACAAACAACCGGAATCGTAATATCATTTTTCGGACTCCTTTTTCTTGTCAGCAAGGGTGATTTTACTTCTCTCGATTTTATCAAAAACAAGGGTGATCTTCTGATTATTACAAGCTCAATAACCTGGTCTGGATTCTCTATTGCCAGCAAAAAAGCAACACTCACACTCTCGCCGGTTCTTACAACATTTTATTTATTTGTTATAGTTGCCGTTATTATAGCGCCGTTCACAATCAATCAACAGAACATTTCTGATGTTGTAAATCTTTCCGCAAACGGCTGGGGCACTATTTTATTTTTAGGAATTTTTTGTTCGGGAGTTGCCTATACATTATGGGCGCAGGCGTTAAGCGAGATGGATGCATCCCGAGTGGGCGTTTTTCTCTATATTGAACCGTTCGTTACTTTCTTCGGTTCATGGTTATTGCTGAACGAGCAGATTTCAATATTAACTTTTCTCAGCGGATTGATTATCATCGGTGGAGTGGTTTTAGTTAATAGAAAATAA
- the truA gene encoding tRNA pseudouridine(38-40) synthase TruA encodes MRFKLYIEYEGTRYSGWQMQRNAKSVQGKLMEVAAQIFKGERVDIQGSGRTDAGVHALYQVAHLDAKTMLAPEIIKMKFNDELPADICILEVEKTHPNFHARHDAKSRSYLYQISTRRTAFGKPFVWWIKDKLNFEKMEKTSKLFIGMHDYVSFADQDDLEKSTKVLIEDVEMKIEGDLILIRIIGSHFLWKMVRRMIGVLVEIGRGKLTEKDLKYFLEHESPTPAKYTAPPSGLFLEHVTYENEQMEKDFGSTINISPFSRTRKKI; translated from the coding sequence ATGCGCTTTAAATTATATATAGAATACGAAGGCACCCGTTACAGCGGATGGCAGATGCAGAGGAATGCAAAAAGCGTACAAGGCAAATTAATGGAAGTTGCCGCGCAGATTTTCAAGGGTGAACGGGTTGATATTCAAGGTTCCGGAAGAACTGATGCCGGGGTCCATGCGTTATACCAGGTTGCTCATCTTGATGCTAAAACAATGCTGGCGCCTGAAATCATCAAGATGAAGTTTAACGATGAACTGCCTGCTGACATTTGCATTCTTGAAGTGGAAAAAACGCATCCAAATTTTCATGCGCGGCACGATGCAAAAAGCCGAAGCTACCTTTATCAAATATCAACACGGAGAACGGCATTTGGAAAACCGTTTGTCTGGTGGATCAAAGACAAACTGAATTTTGAAAAGATGGAAAAAACTTCAAAACTTTTTATCGGTATGCATGATTATGTTTCATTTGCCGATCAAGACGATCTCGAAAAATCGACCAAAGTTTTAATAGAAGATGTAGAAATGAAAATCGAGGGCGATTTAATCTTGATTCGAATTATCGGCTCGCATTTTTTATGGAAGATGGTTCGCAGAATGATCGGTGTACTTGTTGAAATTGGCAGAGGTAAACTCACCGAGAAAGATCTTAAATATTTTCTTGAGCACGAATCACCAACTCCCGCAAAATATACCGCACCGCCTTCAGGGCTTTTTCTTGAACATGTTACTTATGAGAACGAGCAGATGGAAAAAGATTTTGGCTCTACAATAAACATCTCTCCGTTTAGCCGGACAAGAAAGAAAATATGA
- a CDS encoding YdeI/OmpD-associated family protein — protein MGKKDPRVDAYIAKSKEFAKPILEHFRELVHKACPDVEETIKWGMPSYDYKGPYCMSPAFKEHCAIVFWKASLMKDPILVANAKSETAMGHLRKIKSLKDLPKDKVLISFLKEAAKLNADGVKNPPRSKPKEKKELVIPSYFLKALKTKKKALETFNNFTPAKKKEYVEWITEAKTDETRNKRIATSLEWISEGKTRNWKYAQK, from the coding sequence ATGGGCAAAAAAGATCCACGCGTTGACGCTTACATCGCGAAGTCGAAAGAATTTGCTAAACCAATCTTAGAACATTTTAGAGAACTGGTTCACAAAGCTTGTCCCGATGTTGAAGAAACTATTAAATGGGGAATGCCTTCTTATGACTACAAAGGTCCGTATTGTATGTCGCCCGCATTTAAGGAACATTGTGCAATTGTATTCTGGAAGGCATCACTTATGAAAGATCCCATTCTAGTTGCAAATGCAAAATCAGAAACGGCAATGGGACATCTTAGAAAGATCAAATCTCTAAAAGATCTTCCCAAGGACAAAGTTTTGATTTCATTTTTGAAAGAAGCTGCCAAGCTGAATGCAGACGGTGTAAAGAATCCCCCCAGATCAAAACCGAAAGAGAAGAAAGAGCTTGTTATTCCGTCTTATTTTTTAAAAGCTCTCAAGACTAAGAAAAAGGCATTGGAGACATTCAATAATTTTACTCCTGCTAAAAAGAAAGAATATGTTGAATGGATTACCGAAGCTAAGACGGATGAAACAAGAAACAAAAGAATTGCAACATCGCTCGAATGGATTTCAGAAGGAAAAACGAGGAACTGGAAATACGCTCAGAAATGA
- a CDS encoding diacylglycerol kinase family lipid kinase, whose translation MKKVHFVINGRFKHTERTIKEIEEAFDDEFLVWVSVTNGNGHAIELARNAVLSGTDYLIAAGGDGTMSEVVNGIMQVEKSKRENLIVGLYPFGSGNDFARTFKLSKKLSDLQKLMRDNSVNQIDIGRLEYKNMKGEDSVRYFNNITDIGLGAEVAKRVNEGKKIYGPNFDFFKATVLGFLNYKRKQLKIESENFNWSGRLLILCLANGKYFGSGLGIAPQAKINDGKISITLAADVSLFDYLKNLSRIRKCLPVDHPQIIYKEVENCSIEPIGTECLIEADGEMIGKIPLKASMLQNEINFLAQKNV comes from the coding sequence TTGAAAAAGGTTCACTTTGTCATCAATGGTCGTTTTAAACACACAGAAAGGACGATCAAGGAAATTGAAGAAGCATTTGACGATGAGTTTTTAGTTTGGGTTTCGGTTACAAACGGAAATGGACACGCAATAGAGCTTGCCCGCAACGCGGTATTGAGCGGAACAGATTATCTTATTGCTGCCGGCGGAGATGGCACAATGAGCGAAGTTGTAAACGGCATAATGCAAGTTGAAAAATCTAAAAGAGAAAATTTGATTGTGGGGCTTTATCCGTTCGGAAGCGGTAACGATTTTGCACGTACATTTAAGCTATCTAAAAAACTTTCCGATCTACAAAAATTGATGCGGGATAATTCAGTTAATCAGATTGATATTGGAAGACTTGAATACAAGAATATGAAAGGGGAAGATTCAGTTCGTTACTTCAACAACATTACCGACATTGGTTTAGGTGCTGAGGTTGCCAAGAGAGTTAATGAAGGGAAGAAAATTTACGGACCGAACTTCGATTTTTTCAAAGCAACAGTACTTGGCTTCTTGAACTACAAGCGAAAACAATTGAAAATCGAATCGGAAAATTTTAATTGGAGTGGGAGATTGCTAATACTTTGTCTCGCCAACGGGAAGTATTTCGGAAGCGGTTTGGGAATAGCGCCCCAGGCAAAAATTAATGACGGAAAAATATCAATAACTCTTGCCGCCGATGTAAGTCTTTTCGACTATCTAAAAAATTTATCTAGAATTCGAAAATGTCTGCCTGTCGACCATCCGCAGATAATTTATAAAGAGGTTGAGAATTGTTCCATTGAACCGATAGGAACAGAATGTTTAATAGAAGCCGACGGCGAGATGATCGGTAAAATTCCGCTTAAAGCATCAATGCTTCAGAATGAAATAAATTTTTTAGCTCAGAAAAATGTCTGA
- a CDS encoding DUF1080 domain-containing protein → MKVKILLFLTVLFFMTLLNAASEDGTERKNPTGTSKYSEHKISQDTIHFINKTMAKDFVFVMRDKSVNPDTIYKNENGELFFNTNQVGYFRTKNKFDNYKLHCEWKWLEKATNSNSGVLIYTQEPDSVWPKCIQVQLKQKRAGDLIAMNGGMIAEAAGKPKDTAERLADSNEKENGKWNYFDVICTPDSLIVYVNGALQNKGTKVNLTEGTIGFQLEGKPVYFRNIYIIK, encoded by the coding sequence ATGAAAGTAAAAATACTATTGTTTCTTACTGTACTGTTTTTTATGACTCTTTTAAATGCGGCTTCTGAAGACGGGACAGAAAGGAAAAACCCGACCGGCACTTCAAAGTATTCAGAACACAAGATTTCACAAGACACAATTCATTTTATAAACAAAACCATGGCTAAGGATTTTGTCTTTGTAATGAGGGATAAGAGTGTTAATCCCGATACAATTTATAAAAACGAAAATGGGGAGCTGTTCTTTAATACAAATCAAGTTGGATATTTCCGCACAAAAAACAAGTTTGATAATTACAAATTACATTGTGAATGGAAGTGGCTCGAAAAAGCAACAAACAGCAACAGCGGGGTTCTGATTTATACACAAGAACCGGATTCGGTTTGGCCCAAATGTATTCAGGTGCAGCTTAAGCAGAAAAGAGCCGGTGATTTAATAGCGATGAACGGTGGGATGATTGCCGAAGCTGCCGGTAAACCAAAAGATACCGCCGAGAGACTAGCCGATTCGAATGAAAAAGAAAATGGAAAATGGAATTACTTTGATGTTATATGCACGCCGGATTCACTAATTGTTTATGTTAACGGCGCTTTGCAAAATAAAGGAACGAAAGTTAATTTAACCGAAGGTACAATCGGTTTTCAATTGGAAGGAAAACCGGTTTACTTTAGAAATATTTATATAATTAAATAA
- a CDS encoding SRPBCC domain-containing protein: protein MPEQIKISVIFPVTPKRIYDAWLNGKKHSAMTGASATSSNKIGGKFTAWDKYISGKNLELVPNKRILQAWRSTEFSKDHLDSYLLIKLEEVKNGTKVSIVHTEIPDGTGAAYKKGWKDFYFAPMKKYFVK, encoded by the coding sequence TTGCCGGAACAAATAAAAATCTCCGTAATATTTCCGGTAACACCAAAAAGAATTTACGATGCTTGGCTGAACGGAAAAAAACATTCCGCGATGACTGGCGCAAGCGCTACTTCATCAAATAAAATCGGTGGTAAATTCACCGCATGGGATAAATATATCAGCGGTAAAAATCTTGAACTTGTTCCGAACAAAAGAATTTTACAAGCGTGGCGCTCTACGGAATTTTCGAAAGACCATCTGGATTCTTATTTGCTTATAAAACTTGAAGAAGTTAAAAACGGAACAAAAGTCAGTATAGTTCACACGGAAATACCGGACGGAACAGGCGCAGCATACAAGAAAGGATGGAAAGATTTCTACTTTGCACCAATGAAAAAATATTTTGTTAAATAA